From Spirochaeta lutea, one genomic window encodes:
- a CDS encoding sugar-binding protein, producing the protein MIPIKNIPPGTRNGRIRLLQGLILLAVLPLVLMGCWTTTAKVAIEPPWMPDVSGQMEDREPPVGQVAPVFWLEDGVAIDGVFTEWRGLVSAQPYVVVYGSGFIPADASGDFTMATDGANLFLYADITDDVPNENKLPPAGAWRNDSVEFFIGTDTTPHRDFTPTDNHIRVVPASKTDPAVYSLSINDVDFTKETDARVRFRENGYRIEAAIPLALLGISDLRLGQKLRVEFQINDGDSSERDRLIHWMSEKDDPYFDASVWGDAEIVLPQEAAQ; encoded by the coding sequence ATGATACCAATCAAAAATATTCCCCCGGGGACCCGGAACGGCCGGATCAGACTTCTCCAAGGCCTAATCCTCCTGGCCGTCCTACCCCTGGTGCTCATGGGATGCTGGACAACCACTGCGAAGGTGGCCATTGAGCCGCCGTGGATGCCCGATGTCAGCGGCCAGATGGAAGACCGTGAGCCCCCGGTAGGGCAGGTCGCTCCGGTTTTTTGGCTTGAGGACGGCGTGGCCATAGACGGCGTGTTCACCGAGTGGCGTGGACTTGTTTCGGCCCAGCCCTACGTGGTGGTGTACGGCAGCGGATTCATCCCCGCCGATGCCTCGGGAGACTTTACCATGGCTACCGACGGCGCAAACCTATTTCTCTATGCGGACATTACCGACGATGTACCCAACGAAAATAAGCTGCCCCCCGCCGGAGCATGGCGAAACGACTCGGTGGAATTCTTCATCGGTACCGATACCACACCCCACCGGGATTTTACCCCCACAGACAACCATATCCGGGTTGTACCGGCCAGCAAGACCGATCCCGCGGTCTACTCCCTCTCAATCAACGATGTGGACTTCACCAAAGAAACCGATGCCAGGGTCCGGTTCCGGGAGAACGGATACCGCATTGAGGCTGCCATTCCTCTGGCGTTGCTAGGCATCTCGGACCTCAGGCTGGGCCAAAAGCTCCGGGTTGAGTTCCAGATTAACGACGGAGATTCCAGTGAACGCGATCGGCTCATCCACTGGATGAGCGAAAAGGACGACCCCTATTTTGATGCATCGGTGTGGGGCGATGCCGAGATTGTACTTCCCCAGGAGGCTGCCCAATGA
- a CDS encoding Ig-like domain-containing protein, with translation MKAYRNALYGMILVLVLILSGCSDNILPAALESIAVTPATLSLTAGDTSPALAVEATFADTSTADVAATDVTWSTSASAIATVSKGVVTAVAPGSATITATYQEKTATVAVTVTAADTQATLESIAADPATITIEVGQDSAAIAVTASYDDETTEALAAADVTWSSSAEGTATVAAGVVTGVAEGTATITATYDGKTATTAVTVVAAVDTGIIPNGSFTQGLTDSWELWSEAGNTTASVVDGEAEIIIPATGNAWWGVQFWQEGISVPEAGDYTLSFDARASVARDMRIEIAPTEVAASPTNLDFLLGTEMTTYEATVNLSGLGATPTLKLNIGLGNVSSNSQAATVYLDNISLKPQESALTTYSLSVTVDDGTDPIEGATVKLNTNMEATTDASGVATFTVEPRQYPVSVSMSGYVGFSSVTQVSADTDVPATLTVAAPTEDAYLYGTTETVDVTNTLAHWDSGSAFNASYADDPTYNPVIEVTTSSNLWGSGTPGFALAFTQYSTGAAVGYDNLKFKLKSTELTDVAVKFPGATTEEISYAIADYGVDLGNGWTEITVPLSGYGDLGSNTEVGILRFQAGLTETAIYITDVYFDVAQ, from the coding sequence ATGAAGGCTTACAGAAATGCTCTGTATGGAATGATCTTGGTGCTGGTACTCATACTCAGCGGCTGTTCCGACAATATTCTACCAGCCGCCCTGGAGTCCATCGCCGTCACCCCGGCCACCCTGTCACTGACAGCAGGCGATACCAGCCCTGCCCTGGCCGTGGAAGCCACCTTTGCTGACACATCCACTGCGGATGTTGCCGCCACTGACGTAACCTGGTCCACCAGCGCTTCCGCCATAGCCACGGTTAGCAAGGGTGTGGTAACCGCAGTAGCCCCGGGCTCCGCAACCATCACCGCCACCTACCAGGAAAAAACTGCCACCGTGGCGGTAACCGTGACTGCGGCAGACACCCAAGCCACCCTGGAGTCCATCGCAGCCGATCCCGCTACCATCACCATCGAGGTAGGCCAGGACAGCGCAGCCATTGCCGTAACGGCCAGCTATGATGACGAAACGACGGAAGCCCTAGCCGCTGCCGATGTCACCTGGTCCAGCAGCGCCGAGGGCACCGCTACCGTTGCAGCCGGGGTTGTTACCGGTGTTGCCGAAGGAACCGCCACCATCACCGCCACCTACGATGGTAAGACCGCTACGACAGCGGTAACGGTTGTGGCCGCCGTTGATACGGGGATCATCCCCAACGGAAGCTTCACCCAAGGCTTAACCGATTCCTGGGAACTCTGGTCAGAGGCCGGGAATACCACCGCGTCGGTGGTTGACGGCGAGGCGGAAATTATCATACCTGCTACAGGGAATGCCTGGTGGGGTGTTCAGTTCTGGCAGGAAGGTATCTCAGTACCTGAGGCTGGTGACTACACCCTGTCCTTCGATGCCCGTGCATCGGTAGCCCGGGATATGAGGATTGAAATTGCGCCGACCGAGGTTGCAGCCAGTCCCACAAACCTCGACTTCCTGCTCGGCACGGAAATGACCACCTATGAAGCCACGGTAAATCTCTCTGGTTTAGGCGCAACCCCGACCCTGAAACTGAATATCGGGTTAGGAAATGTATCCTCAAATAGTCAGGCTGCTACGGTATATCTGGACAACATCAGCCTAAAACCCCAGGAATCCGCCCTGACTACCTACAGCCTGTCTGTTACCGTAGATGACGGCACCGACCCCATTGAGGGCGCAACGGTTAAGCTGAACACCAACATGGAGGCCACCACTGACGCCTCAGGTGTAGCAACCTTCACGGTTGAGCCCCGGCAATACCCGGTAAGCGTGTCCATGTCCGGCTATGTGGGCTTCAGCTCGGTTACTCAGGTGAGCGCGGATACCGATGTACCGGCAACCCTGACCGTGGCCGCTCCGACCGAGGATGCCTATCTCTACGGAACCACTGAAACGGTAGACGTTACCAATACCCTGGCGCACTGGGACTCCGGATCTGCCTTCAATGCAAGTTATGCAGACGATCCCACCTACAACCCCGTCATTGAGGTAACCACCAGTTCTAACCTCTGGGGATCAGGAACCCCGGGATTCGCCCTCGCCTTTACCCAGTACTCCACCGGTGCGGCCGTCGGCTATGACAACCTGAAGTTCAAACTCAAGAGTACCGAGCTGACCGATGTAGCGGTTAAATTCCCCGGAGCCACCACCGAAGAAATCTCCTACGCCATTGCGGACTACGGGGTAGATCTCGGCAACGGCTGGACGGAAATAACCGTACCCCTATCCGGATACGGCGATCTGGGCAGCAATACAGAGGTGGGAATCCTTCGCTTCCAGGCAGGTCTCACGGAAACGGCCATATACATCACCGATGTATATTTTGATGTCGCACAGTAA
- a CDS encoding carbohydrate ABC transporter permease: MVRLDVKKGLRGVSPFTVFNTALMLILVLIIAIPIAKVVVDSFDGTASETTFKLVPGQFTVDAYRNIISRPTLRDPFMVSLYMTAMGTVLSMVVTALFAYALAQPNLPGKPLFLGMALLTMVFRAGMIPVFLVVRNLGLMNTQAAVLLVHLVDAYYLFLLMNFFKTIPSSVLDAAKIDGCSPFRVFWQIVLPLSKPGLAAIGLFYMVYYWNQWFEYVLYIQRFPKLHNFQVFLRSLVIEAEGQGFEGFAIATQSLKNASVIVSIIPVMIVYPLVQRHFVKGINLGAVKG; the protein is encoded by the coding sequence ATGGTACGACTGGATGTGAAAAAGGGACTTAGGGGCGTGTCTCCCTTTACTGTTTTTAACACCGCCCTCATGTTGATTTTGGTGCTGATCATCGCCATCCCCATTGCCAAGGTGGTGGTGGACTCCTTCGACGGTACCGCCTCGGAAACCACCTTTAAGCTGGTTCCCGGCCAGTTTACCGTGGATGCCTACCGGAACATCATCAGCCGTCCGACCCTCAGGGACCCCTTCATGGTTAGTCTCTACATGACAGCCATGGGAACCGTTCTGTCCATGGTGGTTACCGCCCTGTTTGCCTACGCCCTGGCCCAGCCGAACCTGCCGGGTAAGCCCCTCTTTCTGGGGATGGCCCTTCTGACCATGGTATTCCGGGCGGGAATGATTCCCGTCTTCCTGGTGGTACGCAACCTGGGGCTCATGAATACCCAGGCGGCGGTGCTCCTGGTGCACCTGGTAGATGCCTACTACCTGTTTCTACTCATGAACTTCTTTAAGACCATTCCCAGCAGCGTCCTAGACGCCGCGAAGATTGACGGCTGTTCACCCTTCCGGGTGTTCTGGCAGATCGTGCTTCCCCTTTCCAAACCGGGGCTGGCGGCTATCGGACTCTTCTACATGGTCTATTACTGGAACCAGTGGTTTGAATACGTGCTGTACATCCAGCGCTTTCCCAAACTGCATAACTTCCAGGTGTTCCTGCGGAGTCTTGTCATTGAGGCCGAGGGCCAGGGATTCGAGGGCTTCGCCATAGCAACCCAGAGCCTGAAAAACGCTTCGGTCATTGTTTCCATAATTCCTGTAATGATCGTATACCCCCTGGTGCAGCGGCATTTTGTGAAGGGTATAAATCTCGGCGCCGTAAAAGGATAG
- a CDS encoding Ig-like domain-containing protein, translating to MKKNGRFAVLVLAVAALLTACPGVGPDPGGDDPGDLVKDVTAVSITASGTLTLEMGKTLQLTYTVTPEDATSGITWTSSDQTVATVNETGLVTPKKEGTATITLASTKDPSIKAQATVQVVAAGGVQSIADDFFLYNQASVGEGTTPELPGLLNYALTLVNTSEDGMVKDTLTKNSFILFKTPVTGEFTIQARVHINEPFGPISSNRGVTLGAYAETASGEFGDATALAAMFYRTRGDVRPYYTGSLGTNSAGSPNLAQTDDAWQVERILEVSRTADGYSFRILASKDASEVAAGSLSAAELSDKLTGTAPVYLGLTANGADVTFSNIKIYTGSGENQTLEFETQEIASSPVAVSGVAIDGPAVNANDTYDYQNSLEAAQADTIQLTAAVSPEHADNTGVTWSSSDEAVATVSGTGLVTVQGAGTAVITVTTVDKGFIDTYDLNISAETILVDSLTISGETSVMKGLTTTLTATASPDNATDQSVTWSSDAPTIASVDAETGVVTGISLGTASITATATDAGGASQSVTVTVTESETLIWNWNSAGPHFDMTSGAVTFDGKTMVSRGGSKTPEVDGSFILSDGRFNIGSATLDTTLATAADVNVDDGEFNFTSTAKIVLTYSAYSNTDGKTDGFRFYLNNNTTSESKSVLYRAADELADPPVDKISPILSPDAALSEAGGTVEYLIDPVYFEQNSESLANAFIQLRADSKTSITITAISIEYVND from the coding sequence ATGAAGAAGAACGGACGTTTTGCAGTGCTCGTATTGGCAGTCGCTGCTCTGCTCACCGCCTGCCCGGGGGTCGGCCCGGATCCCGGGGGGGACGATCCCGGCGACCTTGTAAAGGACGTGACGGCGGTATCCATCACCGCCAGCGGAACCCTTACCCTGGAGATGGGAAAAACCCTGCAATTAACCTACACGGTTACCCCCGAAGACGCTACCTCGGGCATAACCTGGACGAGCTCCGACCAGACCGTTGCCACGGTGAACGAAACGGGATTAGTAACCCCTAAAAAAGAGGGAACGGCAACCATTACCCTGGCTTCCACCAAGGATCCCAGTATTAAGGCCCAGGCAACCGTCCAGGTTGTTGCCGCCGGGGGAGTCCAAAGCATCGCCGATGACTTTTTCCTATACAACCAGGCCTCGGTAGGGGAGGGAACCACCCCAGAACTGCCGGGTCTGCTGAACTATGCCCTGACCCTGGTGAACACCTCCGAGGACGGCATGGTCAAGGATACCCTCACCAAGAACAGCTTCATCCTCTTTAAAACCCCGGTAACCGGTGAGTTCACCATTCAGGCCCGGGTGCACATCAACGAGCCCTTCGGACCCATTTCCTCCAACCGGGGCGTCACCCTTGGCGCCTACGCTGAAACCGCCTCAGGCGAATTCGGAGATGCCACCGCCCTGGCTGCCATGTTCTACCGGACCCGGGGGGATGTGCGGCCCTATTACACCGGATCCCTGGGTACCAACAGCGCCGGAAGCCCCAACCTTGCCCAGACCGACGATGCCTGGCAGGTGGAACGGATCCTGGAGGTCTCCCGGACCGCCGACGGCTACAGCTTCCGCATTTTGGCCAGTAAGGACGCCTCGGAGGTCGCCGCGGGCAGCCTCAGCGCCGCTGAGCTCTCGGATAAACTCACCGGCACGGCCCCCGTCTACCTGGGACTCACCGCCAACGGCGCCGATGTTACGTTTTCGAACATTAAAATCTACACCGGCAGCGGAGAAAACCAGACCCTGGAGTTCGAAACCCAGGAAATTGCCTCCAGCCCTGTGGCTGTATCCGGGGTTGCCATAGACGGCCCCGCGGTCAACGCCAACGACACCTATGACTACCAAAACTCCCTGGAGGCCGCTCAGGCAGATACCATCCAGCTGACCGCCGCGGTCTCTCCGGAGCACGCCGACAACACCGGGGTAACCTGGTCCTCCAGCGATGAAGCTGTTGCCACGGTTTCCGGGACCGGCCTGGTGACCGTCCAGGGTGCGGGAACCGCGGTCATTACCGTAACCACCGTGGACAAGGGATTTATCGACACCTACGATCTGAACATCTCTGCAGAGACAATCCTGGTGGACTCCCTGACGATCTCGGGTGAAACCTCGGTCATGAAGGGGCTGACCACAACCCTGACCGCCACTGCAAGCCCGGATAACGCCACCGACCAAAGCGTCACCTGGTCATCCGACGCACCCACCATCGCCAGTGTGGATGCCGAAACCGGGGTTGTCACCGGTATATCCCTGGGAACCGCCTCCATCACCGCTACAGCCACCGACGCCGGCGGCGCCTCCCAGAGCGTAACCGTAACCGTTACCGAATCAGAGACCCTCATCTGGAACTGGAATTCCGCAGGCCCCCACTTCGATATGACCAGCGGTGCGGTAACCTTCGACGGAAAGACCATGGTCAGCCGGGGCGGCTCAAAAACCCCGGAAGTCGACGGCAGCTTCATCCTCAGCGACGGCCGGTTTAACATCGGAAGCGCCACCCTGGACACCACCCTGGCTACCGCCGCGGATGTCAATGTAGATGACGGGGAGTTTAATTTCACCAGTACGGCGAAAATCGTCCTTACCTACTCGGCCTACTCCAACACGGACGGAAAAACCGACGGATTCCGGTTCTACCTGAACAACAATACCACCAGCGAATCTAAATCGGTGCTCTACCGGGCGGCAGACGAGTTAGCCGATCCCCCGGTCGACAAAATCTCCCCCATCCTAAGTCCCGACGCAGCCCTGAGCGAGGCCGGGGGAACCGTCGAATACCTCATCGATCCTGTCTACTTCGAGCAGAACAGCGAGTCCCTGGCCAACGCCTTCATCCAGCTCCGGGCGGACAGCAAAACCTCCATCACCATTACCGCCATCTCCATCGAATACGTGAATGACTAA
- a CDS encoding right-handed parallel beta-helix repeat-containing protein translates to MKRRQVLTTSPGDSHAGVLKSRRAESRRVLAVLLLLGSILLAPGCEIYSEYNPSSSQEIDFLEDAHRLVFGTSTGDITENFVTVNDDETVRLYARNDNNNAGKIAGSEDGITFLFREVGTDKNFKLSADVEILHFGGVGTSGETTSNGQEGFGLMARDYVPQYPGATMADLQGAAEYRAGSTGGSGNMVMLGGIKRGVRAAVRSGVTGGRDVITDPQTLSDASQSRIQWWPEELTDYSPYPTLEDRPDFPSKGLVYRLTLEKNNNGFISTIHPPPGKGSFQEYFIPEPDVLSVIQEDYFYVGLFAARSADILVSNISYSESLASQDAPREQPEPEIFTPEFSVLSPRTNSDGQYTLYARSNVRGYISLRQNGIMVEGAEYAPGTWMTEPTSAAVEPFMLFEVPVYQLEPGDTTFQVMFYPEVEQDYALSDVQPISKTLTVERRSYGSVSTPIYVSPGGSRYNHGTQASPLDIQTAISFVLPGQTIIMTEGTYNLRSLEIPRYNNGRYGSPKRIEAETRDRVFVDFQKNIQATGAVLGGNYWEISGIHIRNTPDKVKGFVVMGSNNLVEWVQTYNHGDTGLQISGRSAEPKSMWPRNNTIRYSESYNNKDAAQTDADGFAAKLTVGEGNRFEWCIAHNNGDDGWDLFTKKETGAIQPVVIQYCIAYRNGILMDGTKTQAGRNGFKLGGEGLAVPHQVSHSLAFQNGAHGFTSNSNPAIQLDHVTSFDNGGEFSIKVGADSRNFTIYDGSNNVRGLAATIEGLLSLYSDPTEEDGTNRREDKVYLRYPVDGFAWYGEGTGSTRGTATQNINGTTLTVSDVLDTQVPLWTEDRSQRAAAGQQGFIRRNSDGTFDLGEFLRLRTGAVATPVGAYELYE, encoded by the coding sequence ATGAAGCGCAGGCAGGTTTTAACGACTAGTCCAGGGGATTCTCATGCCGGGGTGCTCAAATCCCGGCGGGCTGAAAGCCGGCGGGTTCTCGCGGTTCTACTCCTGTTGGGAAGCATCCTGCTAGCCCCGGGCTGCGAAATATACAGTGAGTACAATCCCTCCTCCAGCCAGGAGATTGATTTCCTCGAGGATGCCCACCGGCTGGTCTTCGGTACAAGCACCGGGGACATAACCGAGAACTTCGTCACCGTAAACGACGATGAGACCGTCCGGCTCTACGCCCGGAACGACAACAACAATGCCGGAAAAATTGCCGGCAGCGAGGATGGAATCACCTTTCTCTTCCGGGAGGTCGGCACGGACAAGAACTTCAAGCTTTCCGCGGATGTGGAAATCCTCCATTTCGGCGGGGTAGGGACCTCCGGGGAAACCACCTCCAACGGCCAGGAGGGCTTCGGCCTCATGGCCCGGGATTACGTGCCCCAGTACCCCGGGGCGACCATGGCGGACCTGCAGGGCGCGGCGGAGTACCGGGCCGGATCCACCGGGGGCTCGGGGAACATGGTCATGCTCGGGGGGATAAAGCGGGGAGTCCGGGCGGCGGTTCGAAGCGGCGTCACCGGGGGTAGGGATGTTATTACCGATCCCCAGACCCTCAGCGACGCCTCCCAGTCCCGGATTCAGTGGTGGCCCGAGGAGCTCACCGATTATTCCCCCTATCCGACCCTGGAAGACCGGCCCGACTTCCCCAGCAAGGGCCTGGTGTACCGCCTCACTCTGGAGAAGAACAACAACGGTTTCATCTCGACCATCCATCCGCCCCCGGGTAAGGGGAGCTTCCAGGAATACTTCATCCCCGAACCGGATGTGCTCTCGGTCATTCAGGAGGATTACTTCTATGTCGGCCTCTTTGCGGCCCGATCGGCGGACATCCTGGTTTCCAACATCTCCTATTCGGAATCCCTGGCATCCCAGGATGCACCCCGGGAGCAGCCCGAACCGGAAATCTTTACCCCGGAATTCTCCGTCCTCTCCCCCCGGACCAATTCGGACGGTCAGTACACCCTCTATGCCCGGTCCAATGTACGGGGCTACATCAGCCTGCGCCAGAACGGAATCATGGTCGAGGGCGCCGAGTACGCCCCGGGAACCTGGATGACCGAACCCACCAGCGCGGCCGTGGAGCCCTTCATGCTCTTTGAGGTGCCGGTATACCAGCTTGAACCCGGAGACACCACCTTTCAGGTCATGTTCTACCCCGAGGTTGAGCAGGATTACGCCCTGTCGGATGTCCAGCCCATCAGCAAAACCCTAACGGTGGAACGCCGAAGTTATGGCTCCGTCTCAACCCCCATCTACGTTTCTCCCGGGGGGAGCCGGTACAACCACGGTACCCAGGCAAGCCCTCTGGATATCCAAACCGCCATTAGTTTTGTGCTGCCCGGCCAGACCATCATCATGACCGAGGGAACCTACAACCTGCGGTCCCTGGAAATACCCCGGTACAACAACGGCCGGTACGGCAGCCCCAAACGAATTGAGGCTGAGACCCGGGACAGGGTGTTCGTCGACTTTCAGAAGAATATTCAGGCTACCGGGGCTGTTCTTGGGGGCAACTACTGGGAAATCTCGGGTATTCATATCCGCAACACCCCGGACAAGGTTAAAGGATTCGTTGTCATGGGCAGCAACAACCTGGTGGAGTGGGTCCAAACCTACAACCACGGCGATACCGGCCTTCAAATCAGCGGCCGCAGTGCGGAACCCAAGAGCATGTGGCCCCGGAACAATACCATCCGCTACAGCGAATCCTATAACAACAAAGATGCGGCCCAGACCGATGCCGACGGGTTCGCCGCCAAGCTCACCGTGGGGGAGGGAAACCGCTTTGAATGGTGCATCGCCCACAACAACGGTGATGACGGCTGGGACCTGTTTACCAAGAAAGAAACTGGAGCCATTCAGCCTGTTGTCATCCAGTACTGCATTGCCTACCGCAACGGCATCCTCATGGACGGAACCAAAACCCAGGCAGGGCGCAACGGTTTCAAGCTCGGAGGCGAGGGCCTGGCAGTCCCCCACCAGGTATCCCATTCCCTGGCCTTCCAGAACGGGGCCCACGGATTCACCAGCAATTCGAATCCCGCCATCCAACTGGACCATGTCACCTCCTTCGACAACGGCGGGGAGTTCAGCATCAAGGTAGGAGCTGACAGCCGGAATTTTACCATCTACGACGGTTCAAACAACGTCCGGGGATTGGCCGCCACCATAGAGGGGCTGCTCTCCCTCTACAGCGATCCTACCGAGGAGGACGGCACCAACCGCAGGGAGGACAAGGTGTATCTGCGGTACCCCGTCGACGGCTTCGCCTGGTACGGCGAGGGGACGGGCTCCACCCGGGGCACCGCCACCCAGAACATCAACGGCACCACCCTGACGGTCTCCGACGTCCTGGATACCCAGGTCCCTCTCTGGACCGAAGACCGCTCCCAACGGGCGGCCGCCGGTCAGCAGGGCTTCATCCGCCGGAACAGCGACGGCACCTTCGATCTGGGGGAGTTCCTCCGGCTGAGAACCGGTGCGGTCGCCACCCCGGTGGGTGCGTACGAACTATACGAATAG
- a CDS encoding extracellular solute-binding protein, with product MVRKISTVLLAAALLMVSAGVFAGGEGESGSTGEAGPAISKITSYLDRILIEDDGLAQFLAAYKDQTGITLEVIKPPHNQYAEVLGAAVMAGDLPDIMELWDTQYTAYVDSNLLVPLDEFIAANPNMASVTKDYYEVYRAKDGKIYGFPTYKGGGCVTYVRQDWLDNLGMDVPETWNEYVAMLRAFTFDDPDGDGQDNTIGLTLPFQVPASEFDYYNRPIMQDAYFGFQYVNGQWVDGFSQPAMRQALRRWIDLYAAGVIDREFFTNNTSRARSKLMEGQAGAFDYWTGTWATRLDQSAKNINPAADISAVNAIDEAHYINRVGPLLAISTAAQNPKAVFDNIIGHMWDKGDGQVLWTYGIQGLHWDLDDAGNPYMLPQPSNPERPFNKTYIDPYLPLNDFEPMIPQQPKERLSIEIHNEDSVSLRLVQGGDVYTKNIGDLNTAKQELFAQIVTGEITIDQGLAEYQRRANALQISTILAELNS from the coding sequence ATGGTACGCAAGATTTCAACGGTGCTGCTCGCAGCAGCGCTTCTGATGGTTTCCGCAGGCGTATTTGCAGGCGGGGAGGGCGAAAGCGGTTCAACCGGAGAGGCAGGTCCTGCCATTTCCAAGATCACCAGTTACCTGGACCGGATTCTCATTGAAGACGACGGCCTCGCCCAGTTCCTGGCAGCCTATAAGGACCAGACCGGCATTACCCTGGAGGTCATCAAGCCCCCTCACAACCAGTACGCCGAGGTCCTGGGCGCTGCCGTCATGGCAGGGGATCTTCCGGACATCATGGAGCTCTGGGATACCCAGTACACCGCCTATGTGGATTCTAACCTGCTGGTGCCCCTGGATGAGTTCATCGCAGCGAATCCCAACATGGCCAGTGTTACCAAGGACTACTACGAGGTTTACCGGGCCAAGGACGGGAAGATCTACGGCTTCCCCACCTACAAGGGCGGCGGTTGTGTAACCTACGTACGCCAGGATTGGCTGGACAACCTGGGAATGGATGTACCTGAGACCTGGAACGAGTATGTGGCCATGCTGCGGGCCTTTACCTTTGATGATCCCGACGGCGACGGCCAGGATAATACCATCGGTTTAACCCTGCCCTTCCAGGTACCGGCCTCGGAGTTCGACTACTATAACCGACCCATCATGCAGGATGCCTATTTCGGCTTCCAGTACGTGAACGGTCAGTGGGTAGACGGATTCTCTCAGCCTGCCATGCGGCAAGCCCTCAGACGCTGGATAGACCTCTATGCAGCGGGGGTTATCGACCGGGAATTCTTCACAAACAACACCTCCCGTGCCCGGAGCAAACTCATGGAAGGTCAGGCCGGCGCCTTCGACTATTGGACCGGAACCTGGGCAACCCGCTTGGATCAGAGTGCCAAGAACATCAACCCCGCAGCCGACATCTCTGCTGTCAATGCCATCGACGAGGCCCACTACATCAACCGGGTCGGACCGCTCTTGGCGATCTCCACCGCTGCCCAGAACCCCAAGGCTGTGTTTGATAACATCATTGGTCACATGTGGGACAAGGGGGATGGACAGGTTCTCTGGACCTACGGAATTCAGGGGCTTCACTGGGACTTGGACGATGCCGGTAATCCCTACATGCTTCCCCAGCCCTCCAACCCCGAGCGGCCCTTCAACAAGACCTACATCGACCCCTACCTGCCCCTGAATGACTTTGAGCCTATGATTCCCCAACAGCCCAAGGAACGCCTCTCCATCGAGATTCATAACGAAGATTCGGTATCCCTCCGGCTGGTTCAGGGCGGCGACGTGTACACCAAGAACATCGGCGACCTGAACACCGCTAAACAGGAACTCTTCGCTCAGATCGTAACCGGTGAAATCACCATCGATCAGGGCCTGGCTGAGTACCAGCGCCGGGCAAATGCCCTTCAGATCTCCACTATTCTGGCAGAGTTAAACTCCTAA
- a CDS encoding ROK family transcriptional regulator: protein MTIDKVSSFNISRVLNCLYHQQPISRIEISRQIGLDRSTVSKIMYTLDDYNIVEPADKGVSTPRGGRRPDFLQLNNKIGFVIGMEVQTDRWFAVGVTIDGSILFTLSETLTEENTSLQQVIEQAMQRLTARCAELPMKPMGVVVTLPGIIDPFQGIILRSNPLNIDETLDLKPIITRYFDVPVLVENDANSCCWGELFKDKLEAAENFLSVLVELRRTRISGAPLQGIGVGLGIVLNKHVHYGKNFSAGEFQSVFCKTFHSTQFSISDEEAAKMVSDEAVLVKTFEELAINLSLLVNTFNLSQVIILGDLSPHRENLSKILQDKIQENWSYDTPAACEVRFTDLGRETVAFGAACMFIERLFSVPTISNTQQAYACGFDLLKTVLE from the coding sequence ATGACCATCGATAAAGTTTCCAGCTTCAACATTTCCCGGGTTCTCAACTGCCTCTACCACCAGCAGCCCATCAGCCGGATCGAGATATCCCGGCAGATCGGCCTGGACCGCTCCACGGTCTCTAAAATCATGTACACCCTGGACGATTATAATATCGTTGAACCCGCCGATAAGGGAGTCTCCACCCCCCGGGGCGGGCGCCGGCCGGATTTTCTTCAGCTGAACAACAAGATTGGCTTTGTCATCGGCATGGAGGTACAAACCGACCGCTGGTTCGCCGTGGGGGTTACCATCGACGGATCCATCCTCTTTACCCTCTCGGAAACCCTTACCGAGGAGAATACCAGCCTTCAGCAGGTTATCGAGCAGGCCATGCAGCGCCTGACCGCTCGGTGCGCGGAGCTGCCCATGAAACCCATGGGAGTTGTAGTCACCCTGCCGGGAATTATCGATCCCTTCCAGGGAATCATCCTGCGTTCGAATCCCCTTAATATAGACGAAACCTTGGACCTTAAACCCATCATTACCCGGTATTTTGACGTCCCGGTTCTGGTGGAGAACGACGCCAACTCCTGCTGCTGGGGCGAGCTGTTCAAGGATAAGCTGGAGGCTGCGGAGAATTTCCTGTCTGTTCTGGTGGAGTTGCGGCGCACCCGGATAAGCGGCGCGCCCCTCCAGGGCATCGGGGTAGGCTTGGGAATCGTACTCAATAAACACGTCCACTATGGAAAAAACTTCTCCGCCGGGGAATTTCAGAGTGTCTTCTGCAAGACCTTCCATTCCACCCAGTTCTCCATCTCCGACGAAGAAGCCGCAAAGATGGTCTCCGACGAGGCGGTACTGGTCAAAACCTTCGAGGAGCTGGCCATCAACCTGTCCCTCCTGGTGAACACCTTTAACCTCAGCCAGGTCATCATCCTGGGCGACCTCTCCCCCCACCGGGAAAACCTCTCCAAAATCCTTCAGGACAAAATCCAAGAAAACTGGTCCTACGATACCCCCGCAGCCTGCGAAGTCCGCTTCACCGACCTCGGCCGGGAAACCGTAGCCTTCGGCGCCGCTTGCATGTTCATCGAACGACTCTTCAGCGTCCCCACCATCAGCAACACCCAGCAAGCCTACGCCTGTGGATTCGACCTGTTAAAAACCGTCCTGGAATAA